In Paractinoplanes brasiliensis, the following proteins share a genomic window:
- the mnmA gene encoding tRNA 2-thiouridine(34) synthase MnmA: protein MRVLAAMSGGVDSAVAAARAHDAGHDVTGVHLALARNPQTYRTGARGCCTLEDSRDARRAADVIGIPFYVWDMAEQFQASVVDDFVAEYSAGRTPNPCLRCNEKIKFEAVLDRAVALGFDAVVTGHHARLGADGLLRRSVDEGKDQSYVLAVLTRAQLDRAVFPLGDSTKARVREEAAERGLAVADKPDSHDICFIADGDTQGFLQRRLGDAPGDIVDGRTGERLGGHNGAYGFTVGQRKGLDLRVPAADGRPRYVLSITPVTNTVTVGPREDLEVGTVTASKVIWHGASSPVECEVQLRAHGEVYPATVTIEGDTLTARLATPARGVAAGQAIVAYQRSAEGDIVLGSATITASAPLAATRA from the coding sequence ATGCGAGTTCTAGCGGCCATGTCGGGCGGAGTCGATTCCGCCGTCGCCGCCGCGCGCGCCCACGACGCCGGCCACGACGTCACCGGGGTGCACCTGGCGCTGGCGCGCAACCCCCAGACCTATCGGACCGGCGCGCGGGGTTGCTGCACGCTGGAGGACTCCCGCGACGCCCGCCGCGCCGCCGACGTGATCGGCATCCCGTTCTACGTGTGGGACATGGCCGAGCAGTTCCAGGCGAGCGTGGTCGACGACTTCGTCGCGGAGTACTCGGCGGGCCGCACGCCCAACCCGTGCCTGCGCTGCAACGAGAAGATCAAGTTCGAGGCCGTGCTCGACCGGGCCGTCGCGCTCGGCTTCGACGCCGTCGTCACCGGGCATCACGCGCGCCTCGGGGCCGACGGGCTGCTGCGCCGCAGCGTCGACGAGGGCAAGGACCAGTCGTACGTGCTGGCCGTGCTCACCCGCGCCCAGCTCGACCGCGCGGTCTTCCCGCTCGGCGACTCGACGAAGGCCCGGGTCCGCGAGGAAGCGGCCGAGCGCGGGCTGGCCGTGGCCGACAAGCCCGACTCCCACGACATCTGCTTCATCGCCGACGGCGACACCCAGGGCTTCCTGCAGCGCCGGCTGGGCGACGCGCCGGGCGACATCGTCGACGGCCGCACCGGCGAGCGCCTGGGCGGGCACAACGGGGCGTACGGCTTCACGGTGGGCCAGCGCAAGGGCCTCGACCTGCGGGTGCCCGCCGCCGACGGACGGCCGCGCTACGTGCTGTCGATCACCCCGGTGACCAACACGGTGACCGTCGGCCCGCGGGAAGACCTCGAGGTCGGCACGGTCACCGCGTCCAAGGTGATCTGGCACGGCGCCTCGTCGCCGGTCGAGTGCGAGGTTCAGCTGCGGGCGCACGGCGAGGTCTACCCGGCCACGGTGACGATCGAGGGCGACACGCTGACCGCCCGCCTGGCGACCCCGGCCCGCGGTGTCGCGGCCGGTCAGGCGATCGTGGCCTACCAGCGCTCGGCCGAGGGCGACATCGTGCTGGGCTCGGCGACGATCACCGCCTCGGCCCCGCTGGCGGCCACGCGTGCCTGA
- a CDS encoding methionine synthase, with the protein MPDFPWRPGSATGIGSLPGADIAEAQRIVFGELPELPHLAELPARGPGADMIGRSAGFLVELPVQLYAGRWQVAPRPGKDMRVTADLMERDLDQLTEQGAAYAGPLKIQSAGPWTLAASIDLQLGGRLLRDPGAVRDLTDSLAEGLRRHVDDVRKRLPRAEVLLQLDEPSLPAVLAGRVPTESGLGAYRPVPGPDAATALRTIVEAVGVPVVAHCCASDVPLQVFRDARAAAVALDLSLIKDLDPLGEALEAGVGLFVGAVPAVAAGRVDGKSVAERVSTLWKRLAFAPALLPRQVVITPACGLAGASPAYVRAALTACREAGRRLSEV; encoded by the coding sequence GTGCCTGACTTCCCCTGGCGGCCCGGCTCGGCCACCGGCATCGGGTCGCTGCCCGGCGCCGACATCGCCGAGGCCCAGCGCATCGTCTTCGGTGAGCTGCCCGAGCTGCCGCACCTGGCCGAGCTGCCCGCCCGCGGTCCCGGCGCCGACATGATCGGGCGCAGCGCCGGGTTCCTGGTCGAGCTGCCGGTGCAGCTGTACGCGGGCCGCTGGCAGGTCGCGCCCCGCCCCGGCAAGGACATGCGGGTCACGGCCGACCTGATGGAACGCGACCTCGACCAGCTCACCGAGCAGGGCGCGGCGTACGCGGGCCCACTGAAGATCCAGTCGGCCGGGCCGTGGACGCTGGCCGCCTCGATCGACCTGCAACTCGGCGGTCGCCTGCTGCGCGACCCCGGCGCCGTCCGCGACCTGACCGACTCGCTGGCCGAGGGGCTGCGCCGGCACGTGGACGACGTGCGCAAACGGCTGCCCCGGGCGGAGGTCCTGCTGCAGCTCGACGAGCCGTCGCTGCCCGCCGTGCTGGCCGGGCGTGTGCCGACCGAGAGCGGGCTGGGCGCCTATCGTCCGGTGCCGGGGCCCGACGCGGCCACGGCTCTGCGGACGATCGTGGAGGCGGTGGGGGTGCCGGTGGTCGCCCACTGCTGCGCCTCCGACGTGCCGCTGCAAGTGTTCCGCGACGCTCGGGCCGCGGCTGTGGCTCTTGACCTGTCCCTGATCAAGGACCTCGACCCGCTGGGGGAGGCCCTTGAGGCGGGTGTGGGGTTGTTCGTGGGGGCCGTGCCCGCGGTTGCTGCCGGCCGGGTCGACGGCAAGAGCGTTGCTGAACGGGTGTCCACGCTGTGGAAGCGGCTGGCCTTTGCTCCGGCCCTGCTGCCTCGGCAAGTGGTGATTACACCGGCTTGTGGTCTTGCCGGGGCCTCACCCGCGTATGTGCGGGCTGCGCTGACCGCTTGCCGGGAGGCTGGGCGGCGGCTCTCCGAGGTCTGA
- the gatA gene encoding Asp-tRNA(Asn)/Glu-tRNA(Gln) amidotransferase subunit GatA, which produces MSDLTKMSAAQLAKAIADKQTSAVEVATAHLDRIDAVDDRVHAFLHVDREGALAAAARVDAGEVTGPLAGVPVAVKDVIATKGVPTTAASKILEGWRPPYDATLVERLRAAGTVMLGKTNMDEFAMGSSTEYSAYGPTNNPWDLGRIPGGSGGGSAAALAAYEAPLAIGTDTGGSIRQPGAVTGTVGAKPTYGGTSRYGLIAFSSSLDTPGPCARNVEDAALLHSVIAGHDPRDSTSIPQPVPDVVGAARLGATGDLSGVKLGVVKEFAGDGSEPGVVSAFHESLEALVKLGAEIVEVSCPHFQYALPAYYLIAPSEASSNLARFDGVRYGLRTGDDGSRSLEEVMSLTRDAGFGPEVKRRIILGTYALSSGYYDAYYGQAQKVRTLITRDFEAAWQSVDVLVSPTTPFVAFPFGSRTSDPYQMYLADLFTIPTNLYGGPAISVPCGLSEGLPVGFQIMAPTMADDRMYRVAAALESTVGTLTPPTLEATA; this is translated from the coding sequence GTGTCTGACCTGACGAAGATGTCGGCGGCCCAGCTCGCCAAGGCGATCGCCGACAAGCAGACCTCGGCCGTCGAGGTCGCCACCGCCCACCTCGACCGGATCGACGCCGTCGACGATCGGGTGCACGCTTTCCTGCACGTCGACCGCGAGGGCGCGCTCGCCGCCGCCGCCCGGGTCGACGCCGGCGAGGTCACCGGCCCGCTCGCCGGTGTGCCCGTCGCCGTCAAGGACGTCATCGCGACCAAGGGCGTGCCCACCACGGCCGCCTCCAAGATCCTCGAGGGCTGGCGCCCGCCGTACGACGCGACGCTGGTCGAGCGGCTGCGCGCGGCCGGCACGGTGATGCTCGGCAAGACCAACATGGACGAGTTCGCGATGGGCTCCTCCACGGAATACTCCGCGTACGGGCCGACCAACAACCCGTGGGACCTCGGCCGCATCCCCGGCGGTTCGGGCGGCGGCAGCGCGGCGGCCCTCGCGGCGTACGAGGCCCCGCTCGCCATCGGCACCGACACGGGCGGCTCGATCCGTCAGCCCGGCGCGGTCACCGGCACGGTCGGCGCCAAACCGACGTACGGTGGCACCTCGCGCTACGGCCTCATCGCGTTCTCCAGCTCGCTCGACACCCCGGGCCCCTGCGCCCGCAACGTCGAGGACGCGGCGCTGCTGCACTCGGTGATCGCCGGCCACGACCCGCGCGACTCCACCTCCATCCCGCAGCCGGTGCCCGACGTGGTCGGCGCGGCCCGCCTCGGCGCCACCGGCGACCTGAGCGGCGTCAAGCTCGGCGTGGTCAAGGAGTTCGCGGGGGACGGCTCCGAGCCGGGCGTGGTCAGCGCGTTCCATGAGTCGCTGGAAGCCCTGGTCAAGCTGGGCGCCGAGATCGTCGAGGTCTCCTGCCCCCACTTCCAGTACGCGTTGCCGGCCTACTACCTGATCGCCCCGAGCGAGGCCTCGTCCAACCTGGCCCGCTTCGACGGCGTGCGCTACGGCCTGCGTACGGGCGACGACGGCAGCCGCTCGCTCGAAGAGGTCATGTCGCTGACCCGCGACGCCGGCTTCGGCCCCGAGGTCAAGCGGCGCATCATCCTGGGCACGTACGCCCTGTCCAGCGGCTACTACGACGCGTACTACGGACAGGCGCAAAAGGTCCGTACGCTGATCACGCGCGACTTCGAGGCCGCCTGGCAGAGCGTCGACGTGCTGGTCTCGCCGACCACGCCGTTCGTGGCGTTCCCGTTCGGCTCGCGCACGAGCGACCCGTACCAGATGTACCTGGCCGACCTCTTCACGATCCCGACCAACCTGTACGGCGGTCCCGCGATCTCGGTCCCGTGCGGCCTCTCCGAGGGCCTCCCGGTCGGCTTCCAGATCATGGCGCCCACCATGGCCGACGACCGCATGTACCGGGTCGCCGCAGCCCTGGAGTCCACCGTCGGCACGCTGACCCCACCCACGCTGGAGGCGACCGCATGA
- the ligA gene encoding NAD-dependent DNA ligase LigA: MSEEIVDAQPTAEQEAAAGLDPTPEASARHAELSDELRGHQYRYYVLDSPTISDAEFDKLLRELEELETEFPALRTPDSPTQNVGGTFSTLFTPVEHAERMLSLDNVFDDGELAGWVERTLRDAGGPAEFICELKVDGLAINLTYEKGRLVRGATRGDGRTGEDVTSNVRTIREIPERLAGDNPPDLLEVRGEIYFPVSAFADLNASLVEQGKAPFANPRNAAAGSLRQKDPRITASRGLRMVVHGIGARAGFTPTSQSHAYEALKEWGLPTSDRWKLVDDLAGINDYIAYYGEHRHDVEHEIDGVVIKVNSVAIQGRLGSTSRAPRWAIAFKYPPEEVTTKLLDIDVNVGRTGRVTPFAVLEPVRVAGSTVALATLHNAREVERKGVWIGDTIVLRKAGDVIPEVLGPVIDLRPDDARQFVMPTHCPACGTRLAPAKESDIDIRCPNTRSCPAQLRERVFHLAGRGAFDIEVLGYKAGQALLDSGVISDEGDLFSLTEDDLRRSPFFVNQDGSLGSNAVKLLENLERAKDRPLWRVLVALSIRHVGPTAAQALARQFGSMEAIEAVVAAAPGSKEEAAAVESAARDSSVVAPASETPAAETEAGSSEPGSDGGKVSKKAKAEPDVLATVEGVGPTIADSLREWFSVDWHRDIVSKWREAGVKMADERVDEGPRPLEGLTIVVTGTLATHSRDQATEAVTSRGGKVSGSVSKKTAFVVVGDNPGSKYDKALSLKVPVLNEEGFAVLLADGPDAAREVAEFGE, translated from the coding sequence GTGTCTGAAGAGATCGTGGATGCGCAGCCCACTGCCGAGCAGGAGGCGGCCGCAGGCCTTGACCCGACCCCGGAGGCCAGCGCCCGGCACGCCGAGCTGAGCGACGAGTTACGCGGTCACCAATACCGCTACTACGTCCTCGATTCGCCGACGATCTCCGACGCCGAGTTCGACAAGCTGCTCCGCGAGCTCGAGGAGCTCGAGACCGAGTTCCCGGCGCTGCGCACCCCCGATTCCCCGACGCAGAATGTCGGCGGCACGTTCTCCACCCTGTTCACCCCGGTCGAGCACGCCGAGCGCATGTTGTCGCTCGACAACGTCTTCGACGACGGGGAACTGGCGGGCTGGGTCGAGCGCACGCTGCGCGACGCCGGCGGTCCGGCCGAGTTCATCTGCGAGCTCAAGGTCGACGGTCTGGCGATCAACCTGACGTACGAGAAAGGGCGGCTGGTCCGCGGCGCCACTCGCGGTGACGGGCGTACCGGCGAGGACGTGACGTCCAACGTGCGCACGATCCGTGAGATCCCCGAGCGCCTCGCCGGTGACAATCCGCCCGACCTGCTCGAGGTCCGCGGCGAGATCTACTTCCCGGTCTCCGCGTTCGCCGATCTCAACGCGTCGCTGGTCGAGCAGGGCAAGGCCCCGTTCGCCAATCCGCGTAACGCCGCGGCCGGCAGCCTGCGGCAGAAGGATCCGCGCATCACCGCCTCGCGGGGCCTGCGCATGGTGGTGCACGGTATCGGCGCGCGGGCCGGGTTCACGCCCACGTCGCAGTCGCATGCCTACGAGGCGCTGAAGGAGTGGGGCCTGCCCACGAGCGACCGGTGGAAGCTGGTCGACGACCTGGCCGGCATCAACGACTACATCGCCTACTACGGCGAGCACCGGCACGACGTCGAGCACGAGATCGACGGCGTGGTCATCAAGGTCAACTCCGTGGCGATCCAGGGCCGGCTGGGGTCGACCTCGCGGGCCCCCCGCTGGGCGATCGCCTTCAAATACCCGCCGGAAGAGGTCACGACCAAGCTCCTCGACATCGACGTCAACGTCGGCCGTACGGGGCGGGTCACGCCGTTCGCCGTGCTCGAGCCGGTGAGGGTGGCGGGGTCGACGGTGGCGCTGGCCACGCTGCACAACGCGCGCGAGGTCGAGCGGAAGGGCGTGTGGATCGGCGACACGATCGTGCTGCGCAAGGCGGGCGATGTGATTCCCGAGGTGCTCGGCCCGGTGATCGACCTGCGCCCCGACGACGCCCGCCAGTTCGTGATGCCGACGCACTGCCCGGCCTGCGGCACCAGGCTGGCGCCGGCGAAAGAGAGCGACATCGACATCCGCTGCCCGAACACGAGGTCGTGCCCGGCGCAGCTGCGCGAGCGCGTGTTCCACCTCGCCGGGCGCGGGGCGTTCGACATCGAGGTGCTGGGTTACAAGGCGGGGCAGGCCCTGCTCGACTCCGGCGTGATCAGCGACGAGGGCGACCTGTTCTCGCTCACCGAGGATGATTTGCGCCGGTCGCCGTTCTTCGTCAACCAGGACGGCAGCCTGGGGTCGAACGCGGTGAAGCTGCTGGAGAACCTTGAGCGGGCCAAGGACCGTCCGCTCTGGCGCGTGCTGGTGGCGCTGTCGATCCGCCACGTCGGCCCGACCGCGGCGCAGGCACTGGCCCGCCAGTTCGGCTCGATGGAGGCCATCGAGGCGGTCGTGGCCGCTGCCCCCGGCAGCAAAGAGGAAGCCGCAGCGGTCGAGTCCGCTGCCCGTGACTCGTCGGTGGTCGCCCCAGCATCAGAAACGCCGGCGGCCGAGACAGAGGCCGGATCCAGCGAGCCCGGTTCCGATGGCGGCAAGGTGTCGAAGAAGGCGAAGGCCGAGCCCGACGTGCTGGCCACGGTGGAGGGTGTGGGGCCGACGATCGCCGACAGTCTGCGGGAGTGGTTCTCCGTCGACTGGCATCGCGACATCGTCAGCAAGTGGCGTGAGGCCGGGGTCAAGATGGCCGACGAGCGGGTCGACGAGGGTCCGCGGCCGCTCGAGGGCCTGACGATCGTCGTCACCGGCACACTGGCCACCCATTCACGCGATCAGGCCACCGAGGCGGTGACGTCGCGCGGCGGCAAGGTGAGCGGCTCGGTCTCGAAGAAGACGGCCTTCGTCGTGGTCGGCGACAACCCCGGCAGCAAGTACGACAAGGCGCTGTCGCTCAAGGTGCCGGTGCTCAACGAGGAGGGTTTCGCGGTGCTGCTGGCCGACGGCCCGGACGCGGCGCGCGAGGTCGCCGAGTTCGGTGAGTAG
- a CDS encoding EAL domain-containing protein translates to MDAARPRDPAASDSVPRPVHDDRCPDAGEPGPAYVSGPEPTYIDEPEPAYDRGPEPTYGDRGEPTYERGPEPACERGPEPTYGDHGEPTYGNRPEPAYGDEPEPAYGDRAETAYGESDRDTIIVARRRRESRDEAQRRAERTERARRRRALIVTTLLVVAVDAGLWALDRPAFVALPAAYWLMGFLAVIVDARPYVVADRRASEVILPSICFTFAIALAWGYGPALAVQLVAVTVAGIRLRHTAQRMLHLAVQHAVALGAACLIVSLVSLRIGPGPDWGDALLTVAAASAWIVARYGLSALVARSMADRPERLQRLRRLRRFGVELLATAALLLLGPVVLATAQVGLAFVPLVLLALHAVHRMVRSAGEFERASRLDALTGLPNRRALHAAVLSQPPGRRLALLLLDLDRFRTVNDALGHGVGDRLLAEVARRLAEVVPAHDLVVRLGGDEFAVLATRVDGPAAARRIAEHLAEALNRPFALDGTPLDVTASIGIALQREPGGDSATLLREAEAAMYDAKQRGDQFAIYGPDAPHHTPDRLTLLADLRHTLRADAPDDGIMLFYQPQIAIATGEVVGVEALLRWRHPERGLVGPEELIRVAEPTPVMRLLTGRVLHDVVAQLAEWRDAGRPLRAAVNVSVRDLHAGDIADRVDDLLRRYDISPDLLQLEITESALMADPHRVLSTITRLDRMGIAISLDDFGTGYSSLQHLRRLPLAEVKIDRSFVLGMATDHGDAAIVRSVIDLAEALGLRAVAEGVEDERTWRLLAEAGCHAAQGWFHARPMPADELADWLARYRPLRPTVATPTQ, encoded by the coding sequence ATGGACGCCGCACGCCCCCGCGACCCCGCGGCGAGCGACTCCGTCCCGCGCCCGGTCCACGACGACCGCTGCCCGGACGCCGGCGAGCCCGGCCCGGCGTACGTCAGTGGGCCCGAGCCGACGTACATCGACGAGCCCGAACCCGCGTACGACCGCGGACCCGAACCGACGTACGGAGATCGCGGCGAACCGACGTACGAGCGCGGGCCCGAACCGGCATGCGAGCGCGGGCCCGAACCGACGTACGGAGATCACGGGGAACCGACGTACGGGAATCGGCCGGAACCGGCGTACGGAGATGAGCCCGAACCGGCGTACGGGGATCGGGCCGAGACGGCGTACGGGGAGAGTGACCGCGACACGATCATCGTGGCGCGGCGTCGGCGGGAGTCGCGGGACGAAGCGCAACGCCGCGCCGAACGCACCGAGCGAGCTCGCCGCCGCCGGGCGCTGATCGTCACCACGCTGCTGGTCGTGGCGGTCGACGCCGGGCTGTGGGCGCTCGACCGGCCGGCTTTCGTCGCGCTGCCCGCCGCGTACTGGCTCATGGGTTTTCTGGCAGTGATCGTCGACGCGCGGCCTTACGTGGTGGCCGACCGCCGCGCCAGTGAGGTCATCCTCCCGTCCATCTGCTTCACCTTCGCCATCGCGTTGGCCTGGGGTTACGGACCCGCCCTGGCCGTTCAACTGGTCGCGGTGACCGTGGCCGGCATCCGCCTGCGGCACACCGCGCAACGCATGCTCCACCTGGCCGTGCAGCACGCCGTGGCGCTGGGCGCGGCGTGCCTGATCGTGTCCCTGGTCTCGCTGCGCATCGGCCCCGGCCCGGACTGGGGTGACGCGCTGCTGACCGTGGCGGCGGCCAGCGCGTGGATCGTCGCGCGTTACGGATTGTCCGCGCTGGTCGCCCGGTCGATGGCCGACCGGCCGGAACGGCTGCAGCGGCTACGGCGGCTGCGCCGGTTCGGGGTCGAGCTGCTCGCCACGGCCGCGCTTCTGCTGCTCGGGCCGGTGGTGCTGGCGACCGCACAGGTCGGGCTGGCCTTTGTGCCGCTGGTGCTGCTGGCGTTGCACGCGGTGCACCGGATGGTCCGCTCGGCCGGCGAGTTCGAGCGGGCTTCCCGCCTGGACGCGCTGACCGGGCTGCCCAACCGGCGGGCGCTGCACGCGGCGGTGTTGTCGCAGCCCCCGGGGCGACGGCTCGCGCTGCTGCTTCTCGACCTCGACCGCTTCCGTACGGTCAACGACGCCCTCGGCCACGGGGTCGGTGACCGGCTGCTGGCCGAGGTGGCGCGGCGCCTGGCCGAGGTGGTGCCCGCGCACGACCTGGTGGTGCGGCTCGGTGGCGACGAGTTCGCTGTGCTGGCCACCCGGGTCGACGGTCCGGCCGCCGCTCGCCGCATCGCCGAGCACCTGGCCGAGGCGCTCAACCGGCCGTTCGCGCTGGACGGCACGCCGCTGGACGTGACCGCCTCGATCGGGATCGCGCTGCAGCGGGAGCCGGGCGGGGACAGCGCGACGTTGCTGCGGGAGGCCGAGGCGGCCATGTACGACGCCAAGCAGCGCGGCGACCAGTTCGCGATCTACGGCCCGGATGCCCCGCACCACACGCCGGACCGCCTGACCCTGCTGGCCGACCTGCGGCACACGCTGCGCGCCGACGCGCCCGACGACGGGATCATGCTCTTTTACCAGCCGCAGATCGCCATCGCGACCGGCGAGGTCGTCGGCGTGGAGGCCCTGCTGCGCTGGCGGCATCCGGAACGCGGGCTGGTCGGGCCGGAGGAGCTGATCCGGGTGGCCGAGCCGACCCCGGTGATGCGGCTGCTCACCGGGCGGGTGCTGCACGACGTGGTGGCGCAGCTGGCCGAGTGGCGCGACGCGGGCCGGCCCTTGCGGGCGGCGGTCAACGTCAGCGTGCGCGACCTGCACGCGGGTGACATCGCCGATCGCGTCGACGACCTCTTGCGCCGGTACGACATCTCGCCCGACCTGCTCCAGCTGGAGATCACCGAAAGCGCGCTGATGGCCGATCCGCACCGGGTCCTCAGCACGATCACGCGCCTGGACCGGATGGGCATCGCCATCTCGCTCGACGACTTCGGCACCGGCTATTCGTCGTTGCAGCATCTGCGCCGCCTCCCCCTGGCCGAGGTGAAGATCGACCGCTCGTTCGTCCTGGGCATGGCGACCGACCACGGCGACGCCGCGATAGTCCGGTCGGTCATCGATCTGGCCGAGGCGCTGGGCCTGCGGGCGGTGGCGGAGGGTGTCGAGGACGAGCGCACCTGGCGTCTGCTGGCCGAGGCCGGCTGCCACGCGGCCCAGGGATGGTTCCACGCCCGCCCGATGCCGGCCGACGAGCTGGCCGACTGGCTGGCCCGTTATCGCCCGCTGCGCCCCACGGTGGCCACGCCCACCCAGTGA
- the gatC gene encoding Asp-tRNA(Asn)/Glu-tRNA(Gln) amidotransferase subunit GatC translates to MAAISREEVAHLARLSRLAVTEDELDRFAGQLDVILQSVAHIGDVAADDIPPTSHSVPLTNVYRDDVPVPSLTQEEALSGAPDAYEGRFRVPQILAEED, encoded by the coding sequence ATGGCCGCCATCTCCCGCGAAGAGGTTGCGCACCTCGCGCGCCTGTCGCGGCTCGCCGTGACCGAGGACGAACTGGACCGGTTCGCGGGGCAGCTCGACGTGATCCTGCAGTCCGTGGCCCACATCGGTGACGTGGCCGCCGACGACATCCCGCCGACGTCGCACTCAGTGCCGCTGACCAACGTGTATCGCGACGACGTGCCCGTCCCGAGCCTCACGCAGGAAGAGGCGCTGTCCGGCGCCCCCGACGCGTACGAGGGCCGTTTCCGGGTGCCCCAGATCCTGGCTGAGGAGGACTGA
- the gatB gene encoding Asp-tRNA(Asn)/Glu-tRNA(Gln) amidotransferase subunit GatB, with amino-acid sequence MTTTALPAYEDAVSRYEPVIGLETHVELGTATKMFCGCRTDFGAEPNTQVCPVCLGLPGALPVANRAGIEATIRIGLALNCDIAEWCRMARKNYFYPDMPKNFQTSQYDEPLCVDGYVDVEVDGKQYRIGIERVHLEEDTGKSLHVGGATGRIHGATESLVDYNRAGIPLVEIVTKPVPGLGALAPEVAKAYVAELRDIIRSLGVSDVRMEQGSLRCDVNTSLNKPGEEWGTRTETKNVNSLRSVERAVRSEIIRQAALLDEGTRIFQETRHFQETTGDTRPGRSKETATDYRYFPEPDLVPIAPDKAWVAELKAALPEKPSSKRARLREEWGISAIDMESVANAGAVELIEETIAAGASPAGARKWWMGELARRANETGVELPAVGATPAQVAELQKLVDEGKLNDKLARQVLEGVVAGEGDPAAVMSARGLGIVSDTGALAKAVDEAIAANPDIAAKVRDGKVAAAGALVGAVMKTTRGQADAKTVRDLILERLGAS; translated from the coding sequence ATGACCACCACCGCGCTGCCTGCCTATGAGGATGCTGTCTCGCGTTATGAGCCGGTCATCGGGCTTGAGACGCATGTCGAGCTGGGCACGGCCACCAAGATGTTCTGCGGCTGCCGCACGGATTTCGGCGCCGAGCCGAACACGCAGGTCTGTCCGGTCTGCCTGGGGCTGCCGGGCGCGCTTCCGGTGGCCAACCGGGCCGGCATCGAGGCGACCATCCGCATCGGGCTCGCGCTGAACTGTGACATCGCCGAGTGGTGCCGCATGGCGCGGAAGAACTACTTCTATCCCGACATGCCGAAGAACTTCCAGACCTCGCAGTACGACGAGCCGCTGTGCGTGGACGGCTACGTCGACGTCGAGGTCGACGGCAAGCAGTACCGCATCGGCATCGAGCGGGTGCACCTCGAGGAGGACACCGGCAAGAGCCTGCACGTCGGCGGCGCGACCGGCCGCATTCACGGCGCCACCGAGTCGCTGGTCGACTACAACCGCGCCGGCATTCCGCTGGTCGAGATCGTCACCAAGCCGGTGCCTGGGCTGGGTGCGCTGGCCCCCGAGGTCGCGAAGGCGTACGTGGCCGAGCTGCGTGACATCATCCGCTCGCTGGGCGTCTCCGACGTGCGCATGGAGCAGGGCTCGCTGCGCTGCGACGTGAACACCTCGCTCAACAAGCCGGGTGAGGAGTGGGGCACCCGCACCGAGACGAAGAACGTGAACTCGCTGCGCTCGGTCGAACGCGCCGTCCGTTCCGAGATCATCCGGCAGGCCGCGCTGCTGGACGAGGGCACCCGGATCTTCCAGGAGACCCGCCACTTCCAGGAGACGACCGGCGACACCCGTCCCGGCCGCTCCAAGGAGACGGCGACCGACTACCGCTACTTCCCCGAGCCCGACCTCGTGCCGATCGCGCCCGACAAGGCGTGGGTCGCTGAGCTCAAGGCCGCCCTTCCCGAGAAGCCGAGCAGCAAGCGGGCCCGGCTGCGGGAGGAGTGGGGGATCAGCGCGATCGACATGGAGTCGGTGGCGAACGCGGGCGCGGTCGAGCTGATCGAGGAGACCATCGCCGCCGGGGCCTCGCCCGCGGGCGCGCGCAAGTGGTGGATGGGTGAGCTGGCGCGCCGGGCCAACGAGACCGGCGTCGAGCTGCCGGCCGTCGGGGCCACCCCGGCCCAGGTGGCCGAGCTGCAGAAACTGGTCGACGAGGGCAAGCTCAACGACAAGCTGGCCCGGCAGGTGCTCGAGGGCGTCGTGGCGGGCGAGGGTGACCCGGCCGCCGTCATGAGCGCCCGCGGTCTCGGCATTGTCTCCGACACTGGTGCGCTGGCCAAGGCCGTCGACGAGGCGATCGCGGCCAACCCGGACATCGCGGCCAAGGTTCGTGACGGGAAGGTGGCCGCGGCGGGCGCGCTGGTCGGCGCGGTCATGAAGACCACGCGCGGCCAGGCCGACGCGAAGACGGTCCGCGACCTGATCCTGGAGCGCCTCGGGGCTTCCTGA